TGACCACATATTCACTGAGGAATAAGGCAAGGAGTAGACCTCTACCTTCTTGCCGCGTAGGCCTTGGGAGTCGCGAACGATGAGGCGTTTGGTGGTAAAGATGGCGCTGTCGCGGAAGGTTTTAAACGCAACGACGGCATCTTCGCCTGGCACCATGAGGCTGGCAACGTCTTCTGGGATGGGTACTTCTTGGACGAAAATCCATTCTGTAATGCTGGCTGTTTCCATGCTTACTTTTCTCCGAGGCGTTCGAGGAGGATCTGCTGCACTTCGCGGCGGCGGACCTTACCGAGTTGGTCTTTGTTGAGTGCTTCAAAGTGGTAGAAGGTGCGTGGCACTTTGTAGCGGGTGAGCAGCTCGCGGCAGTGGGCTTTGAGGCCTTCTGGGTCGAGGGCTGCACCGTCTTTGAGCACGATGCAGGCTACCACGTCCTCGGAGCCGTCTTTGCGTGGGCGGCCGACTACGGCTGCGTCGTCAACGTCTGGGTGGGTGATCAGGGCTTCTTCGACCTCGGCGGGGTAGACGTTAAATCCGCCGGTGATGATGATTTCCTTGATACGGCTTACTAGGCGGATAAATCCGTCCTCTTCCATGACACCCATATCGCCGGTGCGGAACCAGTCGCCGTGGAAGGCGGCTGCCGTTGCCTCTGGTTTATTGAGGTAGCCTTGGAAAACCTGAGGTCCGCGGGCGAGAACTTCGCCGGCTTCGCCGTCGGGCATTGTCTCGTC
The sequence above is drawn from the Corynebacterium rouxii genome and encodes:
- a CDS encoding PH domain-containing protein, whose translation is METASITEWIFVQEVPIPEDVASLMVPGEDAVVAFKTFRDSAIFTTKRLIVRDSQGLRGKKVEVYSLPYSSVNMWSTENAGTFDFNAEVELWTRAGKIKIKIGRDIDVRRLDMLLAQCILG